One Rhizoctonia solani chromosome 2, complete sequence DNA segment encodes these proteins:
- a CDS encoding dihydrodipicolinate synthetase family protein, with the protein MPSRSLVDGIYSPTVVFFKDTPKQELDIPTTAAHFEWQAKSGIKGIVVMGTTGEAVALSREERNQITATAREVVDKINPSGLVIVGTVGAQSTLQAIEFCQDAAESGGDYALVLPPGYFAPALSKESILGYYRDVADASPIPILVYSYPGVCSGLDMSSELIAELATHPRIVGVKHTDHNLGKIARLASLKPTFNSEFTVFGGASDYLLAALAVGAQGAITGMANVTPRACVKAMDLWRAGKHDEARELAGAISRGEWALGKGWVTGTKSEGNPSSGFTLYSSENSLTTACFNSFETQPRINYHDPSSAEPWSIINYVPQSLIGTAPSHSYPDNCPIGPPFTAESAQLQATVSAYDANPVACGLVPQASETTEPEDDEEYSSDIERVQDFFCIVPTMDKNIQQNSLPFVLQCYAHWATVRIFDPLKIAHAMRDQVIQHFSLESTRTRTILIANVMNKFAKNLASGSRYMETHFLASAIDRQHAMRVLDNMLEVFTLQTSTLSIRTCLESLEAMAPVFRRACLEPPGYRINLPNILLDPNLNLRHFATLDIMASVTTGQPTYCRYEVPFSIELCEQVYQQQDTIGLQWLHGIPDQFILLFAWIMSLCEIPGTGKNTELVTWIETIVPQINVTTSQSGDPLLHIRRIAVQECWRFAVLIYLYMAFCGASASDPRVARAQRGFMRLVRGVKPSRNPDAFLFIPIALVGIATIDEQDRSTIRQRILGVREHAEPETTGNQTLLMLEDIWARTRNEGRPAVWLDRGIARFRVTGR; encoded by the exons ATGCCTTCGCGATCTCTTGTCGATGGCATCTATTCCCCCACCGTCGTCTTTTTCAAAGACACACCCAAACAAGAACTTGATATTCCAACTACGGCCGCGCACTTTGAATGGCAGGCCAAGTCGGGCATCAAGGGGATTGTGGTTATGGGTACGACGGGTGAGGCCGTCGCACTTTCGAGGGAAGAGAGGAATCAG ATAACTGCAACCGCCCGTGAAGTGGTAGATAAAATCAACCCATCTGGGCTGGTCATCGTCGGAACAGTTGGCGCCCAATCAACACTCCAAGCGATCGAGTTTTGTCAAGACGCAGCGGAGAGTGGAGGCGATTATGCTTTGGTCCTTCCCCCCGGATACTTTGCACCCGCATTGAGCAAGGAGAGCATTTTGGGATATTACCGAGAT GTAGCAGATGCGTCGCCTATTCCAATTCTTGTATACTCGTATCCGGGAGTATGCAGTGGATTGGATATGAGTAGTGAGCTGATCGCCGAGTTGGCCACGCATCCCCGCATTGTGGGGGTAAAGCATACAGACCATAATCTTGGAAAAATCGCTCGTTTGGCAAGCTTGAAACCAACATTTAACA GCGAATTCACCGTCTTCGGGGGCGCATCAGATTACCTCCTTGCGGCACTAGCAGTCGGAGCCCAGGGTGCTATCACGGGAATGGCCAACGTGACTCCTCGAGCATGTGTAAAAGCCATGGACCTATGGCGAGCCGGAAAACACGACGAAGCACGTGAACTGGCGGGTGCAATCTCGCGAGGAGAGTGGGCACTTGGGAAAGGATGGGTTACTGGTACCAAG TCAGAAGGCAACCCCAGCTCCGGTTTCACTCTCTATTCATCTGAAAACTCACTCACAACGGCTTGCTTCAACTCATTTGAGACGCAACCAAGAATTAATTACCACGACCCGAGCTCCGCAGAACCTTGGAGTATTATCAACTATGTTCCTCAATCACTGATCGGCACCGCTCCATCACATTCATACCCAGATAACTGCCCAATAGGACCTCCTTTCACTGCCGAAAGCGCTCAGTTGCAGGCTACAGTTTCGGCATATGATGCGAACCCTGTTGCCTGTGGTTTAGTACCGCAGGCTTCAGAAACAACAGAGCCCGAAGACGACGAAGAATACTCCAGTGATATCGAGAGGGTTCAGGACTTCTTCTGTATAGTTCCTACTATGGATAAGAATATACAACAAAATTCACTACCCTTTGTGCTACAATGCT ACGCGCACTGGGCTACTGTCAGGATCTTTGATCCGTTAAAAATAGCGCATGCTATGCGAGATCAGGTCATCCAACATTTTTCCTTAGAGAGCACACGAACAAGGACCATCTTGATCGCAAATGTAATGAACAAGTTCGCAAAAAACCTG GCGAGTGGCTCCCGGTATATGGAGACGCATTTTCTCGCCAGTGCAATAGACAGACAACACGCGATGCGCGTATTGGATAATATGCTTGAG GTATTTACGCTCCAAACTAGTACGCTCTCAATACGCACCTGCCTCGAGTCATTAGAGGCTATGGCTCCTGTCTTTCGACGCGCATGCTTGGAACCACCGGGATACCGAATCAATCTCCCAAACATTCTGCTGGACCCTAACCTCAACCTCCGACATTTTGCAACTCTCGACATCATGGCGAGCGTGACCACTGGACAACCAACGTATTGTCGATACGAAGTCCCGTTCTCAATCGAGCTATGCGAGCAAGTTTACCAGCAGCAAGACACGATTGGCCTGCAATGGCTACACGGGATTCCAGATCAATTCATTCTTCTTTTTGCCTGGATAATGTCCTTATGCGAAATCCCAGGGACCGGTAAAAATACAGAGCTGGTTACTTGGATAGAGACGATTGTCCCGCAGATCAACGTTACTACTAGTCAGTCGGGTGATCCATTGCTACACATTAGAAGAATAGCGGTACAAGAATGTTGGCGTTTTGCGGTCCTTATTTATCTCTATATG GCTTTTTGTGGGGCCAGCGCCAGTGATCCTCGCGTGGCGCGTGCCCAGAGAGGGTTTATGCGCCTCGTTAGGGGGGTCAAGCCATCGCGGAATCCCGACGCCTTTCTCTTCATACCTATAGCCTTG GTTGGAATTGCCACGATTGATGAACAGGATCGCAGCACAATTCGGCAGAGAATTTTAGGCGTCCGAGAGCACGCAGAACCGGAAACTACCGGAAACCAAACATTACTGATGCTAGAGGATATATGGGCCAGAACTAGAAATGAGGGAAGGCCAGCCGTGTGGTTAGATCGGGGAATTGCTCGCTTTAGAGTCACAGGCAGATGA
- a CDS encoding The BTB (BR-C, ttk and bab)/POZ (Pox virus and Zinc finger) domain — translation MSNLHAYFHLRNLGAFRQLLDARGVSANRLPDGKSGSGPRSWSQTQVQMTALPQGGQLDHNPNMRDPLGRTVLHLACADLAPIALEFVRALLALPLGQIDVNAQDAESGWTALHRALYAGNLPAAVLLSGRSDIDVGIRDLEGMTPFDVYNATVEGTVPESSPSVPRELWVWGSNRNATLGIGSADDRGYPEAIHPPKPAELLAKLSGSARFKLIGVNDIVMSRLHTSILTDEARANLEACGFGGVGRLGTKQHTQYSFGKVAGLENQTIIRVALGLDHTLALTSGGDVLSWGMNRFHQLGYVIEQTDSPGKPIPKGKANIDSSENQVQVSPKRVVGPLRKEIVVGIAACKTASLGYAKVAPGWQATPRKVATVSKVVDVALSDIAMVCLLPTKDLISTTRLSSPLSATCEPGTNPDIEDHLQRICFCCAHDAGEVFLFTLPDNPTSETESNPNVRPQKVWALRRRVAAVRDIALGGDGTIIVCTASGHVFVNTPKPVKGPSIASGVNTSGVGSALLSGSYRTHKYQRILGLQRVSTSRLILLAGLRHSVRRHYRAVDHRGQSMAEAIGGIQPYLIESRDVGHSFDLLPALEFGDEDDEEHGGILEDIILAEQLCQAVIRSRKEDGFPSTLEHHILHGADIRISGVVGIPAHRAVIAARSNVLERVLSGKSLSQDGLVFKYSAKSATLSVSGCHALSILVLLNYLYSDSVCPIWDHRVRSPIASSLALIKAQPGDIRLDLQRLSRVLQLPQLQFAVESIGKRTPAPTLGPDFARLFHSSQLSERPIVGGDICLELADRSVYCHSAVLRARSPFFASFFDEAEWTQKRWSDDGILVVDMKHFEWKPMDYVFRYMCCGQVDDLFDDIAFAQSVEEFMTLFSKSCQRRLNELMLEQLTEICSMVILRHVTLVNSVTILAMPRLSTVQSSRLLHNYIAVNMESLMEKRYLDDVAHDIIKELAKFVRAIMNRHREWLAMQDFPSVVVRTVPPGRQPKLSPKLSPTIGPTSPKTPRRVSSFNLPVTPQRQNTSKQTEKTPQSDGMFVMDEEGDEPVPARDLPTGTETSMVNLPQLPPVASSPGPSSKVWRGSKAERVDMRSIMADEAASSRPARSPMKDRTQPSSTRKAVNSRLLQLQRVAHGGTLQRRRVPAQRSNEARPRPGEFPSLFEGNLRQRVPSTPTAPPSGPSPSSVPKPNAQQTNSVKSNRPPLQPAPASEQAFPGLGPVIVPKRATGGTESSRKRNNADAWTAPPPVPSPLPGPSGSVSFSEIQQQQHAQKVGSGAGKSKKSLLEIQAEEAERARCYKKKNWHGLGRQRNWQQKLSLCVGGMLKRPSKEGNGREQGRWRKRGQEPSERERGWGKRGKSGQGAAVGNAQAAAAGSTARP, via the exons ATGAGCAATCTTCACGCCTACTTTCACCTGCGCAACCTTGGCGCCTTTCGCCAGCTCCTCGATGCGCGTGGTGTATCAGCAAATCGCCTCCCAGATGGCAAATCGGGCAGTGGGCCCCGCAGCTGGTCCCAAACTCAAGTCCAGATGACCGCACTCCCACAAGGCGGTCAACTCGATCATAACCCAAACATGCGTGACCCGCTCGGTCGTACGGTCCTTCATTTAGCTTGCGCCGACTTGGCTCCGATCgcccttgagtttgtccgcGCATTGTTAGCGTTGCCTCTAGGCCAAATTGACGTCAATGCCCAAGATGCGGAGAGTGGCTGGACAGCCTTGCACCGGGCTTTGTATGCCGGAAACTTGCCTGCTGCCGTGCTCTTGTCTGGACGAAGCGACATCGATGTTGGGATCAGGGATTTGGAGGGTATGACCCCCTTCGATGTTTACAATGCAACCGTTGAAGGAACGGTTCCCGAGTCTTCTCCCTCTGTGCCTAGGGAGCTTTGGGTCTGGGGGAGTAATCG GAATGCTACACTGGGAATCGGTAGTGCAGATGATCGCGGCTATCCAGAAGCGATTCACCCTCCTAAACCTGCGGAATTACTCGCAAAACTCAGCGGAAGTGCTCGTTTTAAACTAATTGGCGTCAATGATATTGTCATGTCTCGGTTGCACACAA GTATTCTGACCGATGAGGCAAGGGCTAATCTTGAAGCATGTGGATTTGGTGGCGTTGGGAG ACTGGGTACTAAGCAACATACACAATACAGCTTCGGAAAAGTGGCTGGGCTCGAAAACCAAACAATTATCCGGGTTGCGCTAGGGTTGGATCATACACTGGCCCTTACAAGTGGGGGTGACGTTCTCTCTTGGGGCATGAATCGGTTTCACCAACTCGGCTACGTCATTGAACAAACCGACTCTCCCGGAAAACCAATTCCGAAAGGCAAGGCTAATATCGACTCGTCTGAAAACCAAGTTCAAGTTTCGCCAAAGCGAGTTGTTGGGCCACTCCGAAAAGAGATTGTAGTGGGCATCGCGGCGTGTAAAACCGCCAGT TTGGGCTATGCCAAGGTTGCTCCTGGGTGGCAAGCCACTCCTCGAAAGGTCGCCACTGTATCCAAAGTGGTCGATGTCGCTCTCTCG GACATTGCTATGGTTTGCCTACTCCCGACGAAGGACCTT ATTTCCACAACCCGTCTTTCCTCACCGTTATCAGCCACCTGTGAACCTGGGACGAATCCAGATATCGAAGATCACTTGCAACGAATCTGCTTTTGCTGCGCTCACGACGCAGGCGAGGTTTTCCTATTCACCCTACCCGACAACCCCACCTCCGAGACCGAGTCCAATCCCAACGTTCGCCCTCAAAAGGTTTGGGCATTACGTCGGCGGGTTGCGGCAGTCCGTGATATCGCACTCGGCGGGGATGGTACCATCATCGTCTGCACAGCAAGTGGACATGTGTTTGTCAATACCCCCAAGCCTGTCAAAGGGCCGAGTATAGCTTCCGGCGTCAATACTTCGGGGGTTGGCTCCGCCCTTTTATCTGGATCATATCGAACGCATAAATACCAACGCATCCTTGGATTACAACGCGTGTCAACGTCGCGGCTAATCCTACTGGCGGGTTTGCGGCACTCCGTGCGACGCCACTATAGAGCCGTTGATCATCGAGGGCAGTCGATGGCCGAGGCCATAGGAGGTATTCAACCATACCTTATCGAATCACGAGACGTGGGCCATTCGTTCGATTTACTCCCGGCACTTGAATTTGGAGACGAAGATGACGAGGAGCATGGTGGGATACTTGAGGATATTATCCTCGCTGAGCAGTTGTGTCAAGCGGTGATTCGATCCCGTAAAGAAGATGGATTCCCCTCGACTTTGGAACATCATATTCTTCACGGAGCCGACATTCGCATATCTGGAGTTGTTGGAATACCTGCGCATCGCGCTGTGATTGCTGCCCGGTCGAATGTCCTAGAAAGGGTTTTGTCCGGAAAGTCGCTCTCCCAAGATGGTTTGGTCTTCAAGTACTCTGCAAAGTCCGCCACGCTATCTGTATCGGGATGCCACGCCCTCTCCATCTTGGTTCTACTAAACTACCTTTATTCCGACTCGGTCTGTCCCATATGGGACCACCGTGTCCGTTCTCCGATAGCCTCATCTCTTGCGCTCATCAAAGCACAACCAGGAGATATTCGATTGGACCTCCAGCGTCTCTCTCGCGTGCTTCAGTTGCCGCAGCTGCAATTTGCAGTAGAGAGCATTGGAAAACGTACCCCAGCTCCCACCCTCGGTCCCGACTTTGCGCGATTGTTCCACTCTTCCCAACTATCCGAACGACCTATCGTCGGAGGCGATATTTGTCTCGAGCTCGCGGACCGGTCTGTATACTGTCATTCGGCTGTTCTCCGTGCTCGGTCGCCATTCTTTGCGAGCTTCTTTGACGAAGCAGAGTGGACGCAAAAGAGATGGAGCGATGATGGTATACTCGTCGTTGATATGAAGCACTTTGAATGGAAACCCATGGATTATGTATTCCGGTACATGTGTTGTGGCCAAGTAGACGACTTGTTTGACGATATTG CTTTCGCGCAATCTGTTGAAGAATTTATGACTTTATTTTCCAAGTCATGTCAGCGGCGGTTA AACGAACTCATGCTTGAGCAATTGACCGAAATCTGCTCGATGGTTATTCTTCGTCACGTTACCCTCGTGAACAGCGTTACCATACTCGCGATGCCTCGCCTTTCTACTGTCCAAAGCTCAAGGCTCTTGCACAATTACATTGCCGTGAACATGGAGTCTTTGATGGAAAAGCGGTATCTGGACGATGTTGCTCATGACATCATCAAAGAATTGGCGAAATTCGTTCGAG CAATAATGAACCGGCACCGAGAGTGGCTTGCAATGCAAGACTTCCCGTCGGTGGTAGTTCGCACCGTTCCTCCCGGACGACAACCCAAACTGTCACCTAAACTATCCCCGACCATTGGTCCAACATCTCCCAAGACCCCTCGGCGAGTGTCGTCGTTCAATCTCCCTGTGACGCCACAGAGACAGAATACGTCCAAGCAAACGGAAAAGACCCCTCAATCCGATGGGATGTTTGTCATGGACGAGGAAGGAGACGAACCTGTGCCCGCTCGCGATTTACCAACAGGAACGGAAACGTCCATGGTCAATCTTCCTCAACTCCCCCCAGTCGCAAGCTCCCCAGGTCCCTCATCAAAGGTATGGAGGGGATCAAAAGCCGA ACGAGTGGATATGCGGTCAATAATGGCTGATGAGGCTGCAAGCTCGCGCCCTGCACGCTCTCCCATG AAAGACAGGACTCAGCCATCCTCCACCCGCAAAGCAGTCAACTCGCGACTCCTCCAGCTTCAGCGAGTAGCTCATGGAGGGACCCTCCAGCGTCGTCGGGTCCCTGCTCAGCGCTCAAACGAAGCTAGACCTCGCCCTGGAGAGTTTCCAAGCTTATTTGAAGGTAACTTGCGACAACGCGTACCGTCTACTCCCACTGCGCCGCCCTCCGGTCCCTCTCCTTCTTCGGTGCCCAAACCCAACGCCCAACAAACGAACTCAGTCAAGTCGAACAGACCACCGCTGCAGCCTGCTCCAGCATCGGAACAAGCATTCCCAGGGCTCGGTCCCGTCATTGTCCCGAAACGGGCTACTGGAGGGACCGAGAGTTCGCGAAAACGAAACAACGC CGATGCTTGGACTGCCCCTCCCCCTGTTCCGTCCCCACTTCCTGGGCCATCAGGGTCTGTATCCTTTTCCGAAattcagcagcagcaacatgCACAGAAAGTTGGATCTGGAGCAGGAAAATCGAAGAAAAGCCTGTTGGAGATCCAAGCGGAAGAAGCCGAACGGGCAAGGTGTtacaagaagaagaattggCACGGGCTCGGGAGGCAGAGGAACTGGCAGCAGAAATTGAGTTTATGCGTTGGTGGAATGCTGAAGAGGCCAAGTAAAGAAGGAAATGGAAGGGAACAAGGGAGGTGGCGGAAGCGGGGGCAAGAACCGTCGGAAAGGGAGAGGGggtgggggaaaagaggcaAAAGTGGCCAGGGAGCAGCCGTCGGGAACGCGCAGGCTGCGGCAGCTGGGTCTACTGCGAGGCCATGA
- a CDS encoding GMC oxidoreductase, which produces MRTALSLLSLAIPALGAGIVYNDQIDAAYDFVIAGGGLAGLVLASRLSEDSNTTVLVLEAGASDIPGNAYYSSLLNTDYDWQYMTVPQLNAGNRVLPWPRGKVLGGSTAVNGLYLVRPSAIEVDAWSQLLPGQSSAAAWSWASLFEAMKKSETFTEPSDAIKNAGRIQYDVTSHGRSGPLHYAYPGFIVPVVGNWTSTLDWVGIPPSPDANGGSGWGAFIATSSINPSNWTRSYSRSAYIDPLGPRPNLAILPNATVTKIIWEPNNDGNGKKVAQGVEFAASRGAPRRSVTARKEVILAGGAIGSPNIAMHSGIGPRPVLEGLGIPVVYELPGVGAHLQDHIATEVVFRTTAETAASIRGSGTLENGTSAPFLSFINSAIAYANITDLFGDWAPTFQEQVRANMSDNVNALVPNDPRVKAGYQAVYEATTEKILMSQAGQVELLFSLTGTSQGSDTIAIQAALQHPFSQGHLYINSTDPFDPPVIDPRYLSNPGDIWMTREGLKLARKLGQTQPLNGSIVEEVSPGASVQTDAEWDAWLKDKIQTEYHPSCTMSMLPEEQAGVVDADLRMYGTSNVRVVDSSIYPIQFAAHLMAPTYGMAEQAASIIRAQYNGVPPPASTVPTSASGSATQTANPNNGNGNNTNGGVVGLKSNNALWAALCLMAGLVMVI; this is translated from the exons ATGAGGACCGCTCTTTCGCTGCTTTCGCTGGCGATTCCCGCACTTGGAGCAGGGATCGTATACAATGACCAGATAGATGCCGCATACGATTTTGTAATTGCCGGCGGAGGCTTGGCTGGACTTGTGCTTGCCAGTAGACTATCCGAAGATTCGAACACAACTGTCTTGGTTCTCGAAGCCGGCGCGTCGG ATATCCCCGGGAATGCTTATTACTCATCTTTACTCAACACCGACTATGATTGGCAATATATGACTGTTCCGCAGCTCAATGCGGGGAACAGAGTTCTACCTTGGCCCAGAGGGAAAGTGCTAGGAGG ATCCACTGCAGTAAATGGGCTATACCTTGTACGCCCCTCTGCGATCGAAGTCGACGCATGGTCCCAACTTCTTCCCGGCCAATCTTCAGCTGCAGCATGGTCATGGGCCTCTTTGTTCGAAGCCATGAAGAAGTCGGAAACATTCACTGAGCCCTCAGACGCGATCAAGAACGCAGGGCGAATTCAATATGATGTCACATCTCACGGCCGATCTGGCCCTTTGCATTATGCTTATCCAGGATTTATTGTTCCTGTTGTCGGAAACTGGACATCCACACTTGATTGGGTTGGTATCCCTCCCAGTCCAGACGCCAACGGAGGTAGTGGCTGGGGTGCATTCATCGCCACTAGTTCGATCAACCCTAGCAATTGGACTCGTTCGTATTCTCGGAGCGCGTACATCGATCCCCTTGGTCCTCGCCCTAATCTGGCGATCCTGCCCAACGCGACGGTCACCAAGATCATCTGGGAACCTAATAACGATGGAAACGGAAAGAAAGTTGCACAAGGAGTCGAGTTTGCGGCGTCTAGAGGTGCGCCTAGGCGTAGCGTGACTGCTAGGAAAGAGGTTATCCTTGCTGGTGGGGCCATTGGAAGCCCAAATATCGCGATGCATTCTGGTATCGGGCCCAGGCCAGTCCTGGAAGGTTTAGGGATACCCGTTG TCTACGAACTTCCTGGTGTCGGTGCCCATCTCCAAGATCACATTGCGACGGAAGTTGTATTCCGCACTACGGCCGAGACAGCAGCATCGATTCGCGGATCTGGTACCCTCGAAAACGGCACATCAGCGCCGTTCTTGTCGTTTATCAATTCGGCCATCGCATACGCTAACATTACGGACTTGTTTGGAGATTGGGCGCCCACTTTCCAAGAACAAGTGCGCGCAAATATGAGTGACAATGTGAATGCGCTTGTTCCGAACGATCCGCGGGTAAAGGCTGGTTATCAGGCTGTGTATGAGGCTACGACCGAGAAGATATTGATGTCACAGGCCGGGCAA GTCGAATTGCTGTTCTCGCTTACAGGTACCTCTCAAGGTTCTGACACGATAGCCATCCAAGCCGCTCTACAACATCCCTTCTCGCAAGGACACCTCTACATCAATTCGACTGATCCTTTTGACCCACCCGTCATCGACCCTCGATACCTTTCCAATCCTGGAGACATTTGGATGACCCGCGAAGGCCTGAAACTTGCCCGAAAACTCGGCCAAACTCAACCTCTCAACGGAAGCATCGTCGAAGAGGTATCTCCAGGCGCATCCGTCCAAACCGACGCAGAATGGGACGCATGGTTGAAGGATAAGATTCAAACCGAGTATCACCCTTCGTGTACAATGTCCATGTTACCCGAGGAGCAGGCTGGTGTAGTCGATGCTGACTTGAGGATGTACGGAACGAGCAATGTTCGTGTTGTTGACTCGTCCATCTATCCGATTCAGTTTGCGGCGCAT CTTATGGCTCCGACATATGGAATGGCCGAACAGGCGGCGTCTATTATTCGTGCACAGTACAACGGTGTTCCTCCACCTGCATCGACCGTTCCGACGAGTGCATCTGGAAGTGCTACTCAAACCGCAAATCCTAATAATGGTAATGGAAATAACACTAACGGTGGGGTTGTCGGATTGAAGAGTAATAACGCCTTATGGGCTGCTTTGTGTTTGATGGCGGGACTCGTAATGGTTATTTAA
- a CDS encoding vacuolar protein sorting-associated protein produces the protein MHKLSTLVPFFISLGLAQAAPSAQNYKWDSVKIGGGGGFVPGIVFNTKEKGLAYARTDIGGIYKLNSDDSWTPLTDFADNQRWNYWGADALATDPVEPKRVYVAAGMYTNSWDPNNGQILRSSDYGKTWSVTKLPFKVGGNMPGRGMGERLAIDPNNNAILYFGARSGNGLWKSTDYGVTFTKVSSFTNTGSFIVDPSDSSGYNSDKMGIAWVTFDSTASKVGGATSRIFVGVANSGSNSVFVSNDAGSTWTAVSGQPTTYLPHKGVFSPSEKVLYVSYSDGSGPYDGAKGAVWKYSIANSKWTDITPATGSDLYFGFGGLTVDLQKPGTLMVAALNSWYPDAQIFRSRDSGATWSKLWEYNSSGGVNRYFGWDTSLAPWLNPPGNTDTKHAGWMIEGLSINPFDSNHWLYGTGATIYGGHDLTKWDTSARNITLKSLADGVEETAVLALISPTSGANLLSGVGDIGGFVHSNFKTSPRAAYTNPHYVTTPDMDYAGKKPATIVRIGNDGSDASIKQIALSTDAGATWAPYAPTPGGLAGGKIAVSATGETILWRNSNGVTVSRNSGAFTSVSGLSSNSAIASDKVNGTVFYAADGNKFYVSTSFGSSFSATSASLGSSSSPVKIASNTNKAGDVWVSTDKGLFHSTNYGASFTAAKGVTQAWAIGLGAPKTTGGAATVFAVATIDGVTGYFRSDDEGNTWVQINDAAHGFGAVSSNPISGDPRVYGRVYVGTNGRGIFSGDIA, from the exons ATGCATAAGCTATCTACTCTCGTTCCATTCTTTATATCTCTCGGCCTAGCACAGGCAGCTCCGTCTGCACAAAACTACAAGTGGGACAGCGTTAAGATTGGCGGAGGCGGAGGATTTGTCCCTG GTATCGTCTTTAATACGAAAGAAAAAGGGCTTGCTTATGCGCGCACCGACATTGGTGGAATCTACAAGCTCAATTCGGATGACTCGTGGACCCCACTCACCGACTTTGCGGACAACCAGCGATGGAACTACTGGGGCGCTGACGCTCTAG CCACCGATCCTGTTGAACCCAAGCGAGTGTATGTTGCTGCTGGCATGTATACCAACAGCTGGGACCCAAACAACGGGCAAATCTTGCGCTCCTCGGACTACGGTAAGACGTGGTCCGTCACCAAACTTCCGTTCAAGGTGGGAGGAAATATGCCCGGAAGAGGCATGGGGGAG CGCCTAGCCATTGATCCCAATAACAATGCGATTCTTTACTTCGGAGCTCGCAGTGGAAATGGCTTATGGAAGTCTACCGATTACGGTGTAACCTTTACCAAAGTGTCGTCCTTTACCAACACAG GAAGCTTTATTGTTGATCCTTCCGATAGTAGTGGATACAACAGTGACAAGATGGGGATTGCTTGGGTAACATTTGACTCAACCGCTAGCAAAGTTGGAGGCGCAACGTCCCGAATCTTCGTTGGTGTGGCCAACTCTGGCTCAAACTCCGTCTTTGTCTCCAACGATGCCGGTTCGACCT GGACTGCCGTGTCTGGACAACCCACCACATACCTACCTCACAAAGGAGTTTTCTCTCCCAGCGAGAAAGTCCTCTACGTCTCCTACAGTGATGGAAGCGGTCCTTACGATGGGGCTAAGGGGGCTGTATGGAAATATTCTATCGCAAACTCCAAGTGGACCGATATTACTCCTGCTACTGGCAGCGACCTCTACTTTGGCTTCGGCGGTCTCACTGTTGACTTGCAAAAACCTGGAACGTTGATGGTTGCGGCCCTCAACTCGTGGTACCCGGATGCTCAAATCTTCCGTTCGAGAGACTCTGGTGCGACCTGGAGCAAACTCTGGGAATACAACAGCTCTGGTGGAGTG AACCGGTACTTTGGCTGGGATACATCGCTCGCGCCCTGGCTCAACCCTCCAGGCAACACCGACACCAAGCAT GCTGGCTGGATGATCGAGGGTCTTTCGATCAATCCTTTCGATTCTAACCACTGGCTTTACG GCACTGGCGCAACTATCTATGGAGGGCATGACTTGACCAAATGGGACACCAGCGCTCGCAATATCACACTGAAATCTTTGGCAGATGGTGTTGAAGAAACTGCTGTTTTAGCGCTGATCTCACCTACGTCAGGGGCAAACCTCCTTTCCGGAGTGGGAGATATTGGTGGATTCGTACACTCAAACTTCAAGACTTCTCCTCGTGCCGCATATACCAACCCTCACTATGTGACTACACCAGATATGGACTATGCGGGAAAGAAG CCTGCGACAATCGTTCGTATCGGAAACGATGGTTCTGACGCTTCAATCAAACAAATCGCTCTCTCTACCGACGCGGGAGCGACATGGGCTCCCTACGCACCCACTCCAGGTGGCTTGGCGGGTGGCAAGATCGCAGTCTCCGCTACCGGAGAGACCATTCTCTGGCGAAACTCCAATGGCGTTACCGTTTCCCGCAACTCGGGAGCCTTTACCTCCGTCTCTGGACTTTCCTCCAACAGTGCTATCGCATCCGACAAGGTCAATGGCACGGTATTCTACGCCGCCGACGGCAACAAGTTCTACGTCTCTACCAGCTTTGGCTCTTCATTCTCTGCGACGTCTGCCAGCCTCGGGTCTTCCTCGAGCCCGGTAAAGATTGCTAGCAACACCAATAAAGCGGGTGATGTTTGGGTTTCCACCGACAAGGGATTGTTCCATTCGACCAACTATGGTGCCAGCTTCACTGCAGCAAAGGGCGTAACTCAGGCCTGGGCAATTGGTCTCGGCGCACCCAAGACGACCGGAGGCGCAGCAACTGTATTCGCTGTCGCCACCATTGATGGTGTCACTGGCTATTTCCGCTCGGATGACGAGGGCAACACTTGGGTTCAG ATTAACGACGCTGCGCATGGCTTCGGAGCGGTGTCTTCCAAC CCTATCAGTGGCGATCCCCGTGTCTATGGTCGCGTTTATGTCGGAACAAATGGCCGCGGTATATT CTCTGGAGACATTGCTTAA